CAGGTGTTAATTGATGAATGTAATCATACAATGCCAAACTGTCTTCTAAACCTGGTGTATCATAAAAAATAATGGTATTTTGGCTATCGACAGGTAAGGTAATTGATTCGACATGTCTTGTTGTACCTGGCTTATCTGATACATCACCAAAATTACTATTACGAATTAAAGTGCGTAATAATGATGTTTTTCCAACATTTGCATGCCCAACCACAGCTAATTTCAATGTTGTTAACATGTTAAAATTCCTCGCCTAACCACGTTGGTAAAGCTGATTGTAACGATAACGCTTGCCAATTATTAAATTGTTTACCTTGATTGATAAACCATACCCGACTTTGTTGCGATTTGCTGATCAGTTGATTGATTAGATTTAACATACCCCGATCCGGTGCCCTATCGGTATCAATCGCGATTAATAACTTTTTGGCAGGTGTTAATTGTAAATAGTCAAGAATTTTTCGACGTTGTTCACGTGTATTTAAAAAACCTAAAAAACTCACCGAAGTTGGTGGATTCCAATCTTCTTGCATATCAATTGCTACTAAGAAAGTGCCTACACCCTCTTTAGCCAAATGCGGAATTGATTGTTTAAATTTAACGTTATCTTTCTTGTCTTCATCTTCAACATTAAACAATACAGATTGTAGATCATTTGCTAATAATTGATAATCGGGATGTTGGATATTGAATTCAATTTGTCGACAACTTATTAACCAATTAATCCCACAAATTATCATACATAAAAATCGAATCGCTAAACCATAAACGATGAAAACACCGAGTAACCAAATTGCCCAAGTAGAACGTATTTCTCCAGCATTTAAGGCGTGTTCGCTTAATCTGATAATATCATCATCAGGAATTATAAACCCGAGTTTAGAGGGTAACCAACCTAAATAATGAGTTAGGCTAATAATTGTATCTGAGCTAAGTAATGTTGTTTTCCATTCAAAACTATAGTGTTTTGTTGAAAATAAGGCAATAAGCACTATTAAGGCACTACTTAAAATTACTGTCCAAAATAGATTAAGTACAAATCCAATTAGCCAACGGATACGGCCACCGAATAACTCAATAAAAGCAGGAATAAGTTGTTGTACAGTCTTTTTTTGAGAGAACTTTTTTGCTAACCATAACCAGCAATAAACTAAAAAGCTACCACCTAAATTAGTAAAAAGAAAAGATGATACTAACCAAATAAATAAAGTGATTAAATGAAGACCTAGTAAACTAAAAAGTGCCCAATACAAATTAATTGGATTTTGGCTTAAAGTACTAAAAGCCAATGATGTACCACAAATAATAGATAAAAAAATGAATACTAAAAAAGAGAGATTTATTGCTTTTAATAAATTTCTTTGCGCTGCATACAAACCATTTTGTTTTGATAGCATGACAGCTCGCATGACGATACGATCAACTAGTGACGTTTGAATCACCCTTACTTGTCGATTAATATCTTGATCTGCAAATCGCCCAGATTCTTTTTCAATTAGATGAATAGTCTGAGCAATCCACAGCGATCTTAACTCTTCTCGCATTATAGTTAATTTTCACAATTATATTAATGAAATATAAAACAATCGCAAGATAAGCCGCGTTTATAAATAGTGTGATTTATTGTGTGATTTCACCTATTTTGGTTAATAAAGTTTGGATACGTTGCTGCCAAACTTGCTGATCTTGTTTAAGTTTTTCATTTTCTTCGCGTAATGCTTTCATTTCATCTGAACTATCATTGATCAACTGTTCTAATTCTTGATTACCGTGCTTTAACGTCGCAATTTCGTTTTGCAATGTGGTAATAGTATTAACGGTATGCTGAATTTTATTTTCTAACTGATTTAATATTTCTAATGTCATATTTTTCCTCAAGCTCATATTATTTGATGTATAATATTGACCATTATAACGAATTCATTCTGAAATCAACACCTTTTTAAAACTTATGTAGGAGAAAATTATGCGAAAACCTCTCGTTATGGGTAACTGGAAACTCAATGGTAGTATTGATATGGCTAAAAATTTAGTTGAGGGTTTAAGAAAAGAACTATCGACAGAAGCAGCGTGTGATATTGCTATTGCTCCACCAGTAGTTTATTTAGACTTTGTCAAACATCAATTAGGTGGTTCTAATATTATTTTAGGTGCCCAAGATGTAGATGTTAACTTATCTGGTGCTTATACAGGTGAAGTATCAGCAACAATGTTAAAGGAAGTCGGTGTAACTCATGTAATTATCGGCCATTCAGAACGTCGTACTTACCACAAAGAATCAGATGAGTTTATTGCCAAAAAATTTGGTATATTGAAAGAGTCTGGTTTAGTACCTGTTCTTTGTATCGGTGAAACTGAAGCTGAAAATGAAGCTGGTCAAACTCAATCAGTGTGTGCGCGCCAAATTGATGCTGTTATAAATACGTTAGGAGTTGAAGCATTTAACGGTGCAGTAATTGCATATGAGCCGGTTTGGGCTATCGGTACTGGCAAATCTGCGACTCCAGCTCAAGCTCAAGCTGTTCATAAATTCATCCGTGATCATATTGCAAAACAAGATGCAAAAGTTGCAGAACAAGTAATTATTCAATATGGCGGTTCAGTAAATGATAAAAATGCAGCAGAATTATTTACTCAACCTGATATTGATGGTGCTTTAGTAGGTGGCGCATCACTTAAAGTAGATGCTTTTACAGCAATTGTTCGAGCGGCAGAACAAGCTAAAAAATAAAACAATGACGCCTGAAAAGGCGTCTATTTTTAAGGAAAAATTTAAAATGATACAGTAATAAAAAATTATTTTGCTTGGATGCTATAACGTGAAGGCCAAATAGTTTCAACAGAAACTTGTAAATATTCAGCAATGATTCGTTCATATTTAGGGCAATGTCTGTATAAAGCATTTCTCAAAGTATCAGCTTGTAAGCCACTTGATCTTGATAGTGCTCTTAAATTTCCACCTCTAATTTTAATTTCACCGACAACTCTTGATGGTGACCAATCTTGATCTTGTTCGCTCATTATGAGATCCTCTTAAGGTTAATTCTTTACTATTGTAATGATTATCGGCATTACAATAATTTAATGGTAAAATGTTACCACAAAAAGGATAACACATAAAAAAACGAAACAAAACTATAAAAACAAAAAAAATTCATAAAATGGAATAAAAAATGAAAGAAAATAATTTTAAAACGCTAAATGAGCAAGAAAAAACGAGTATTTTGACAAAAACAGGCGTAATAAATTTTAAAAATAGATTAACTTTATTATTAGAAGGACTATCCGGTAACGCTTTTGCCAAAAAAGTTGGCATGTCAGAAGCTGTAATTCGAGATTATTTATCAGGTAAAACCTACCCATCTTTAAATCGATTAGCTATTATTGCTCAAAAATGCGATGTACCTATTGAGTGGTTAGCGACAGGAAAAGGAGATTGTCGTTTGCTTACTGATCCTATAGGTACAGAATCAATTCGTATTCCTTTTCATGACTTGAATAAAAACGTTAATCCATTGTCACGAATTGAATCTATACCTTTTGAAATAAACTTAATAAAAAATCAAGGTTGTAAAAGTGAGGATTTAACTGCAATTTGGGCAAAAGGTGACAGTATGGATCCGACTATATCCAACCATGATATTTTGATCATTAATAAAGCATATTGCAAACCGATTGATGGTTATCTTTATGCTGTACAATATGATGATCAAATTTGTGTTAAACGAATTCAAAATCAGGGGACTAACTTAGCTTTGTTATGTGATAATTCTAAGTATCCAACAATTTTAATCGATAAAAATTCACCACAAAATTTAGAAATTATTGGACATGTCATCTATTTATTGAAAGATTTTTAGTAAAATACCTTCATATAATATTTTAATAACTCTGTCGCTAATTATACGTCTGAGTTATTAAAAGAATTATTAACTCGTTTTTTTCCGTTCTTATAAACTTTAAAATAAGTTTAAAAAATGTAAAAAAGTTTGAGGTTAACCCTATGTTTTAGTCAATACAGCCACAATATAAGGTATAACTTTATGCTTTTTTATTGGGGTATGATAAAATTATCAAAATTGTTAAGCCTATTATTTTGTTATTATGTCAAATGTAAATACCCCCAAAAAAGTTGTTGTCGGGATGTCTGGCGGCGTTGACTCATCTGTATCAGCTTATCTATTACAACAACAAGGTTATCATGTTGTTGGCTTATTTATGAAAAATTGGGAAGAAGATGATACCGAAGAGTATTGTTCAGCATCGGTTGATTTAGCCGATGCTCAAGCCGTCTGTGATAAATTGAATATCAAATTACACACTATCAATTTTGCAGCTGAATATTGGGATAATGTTTTTGAACATTTTTTATCTGAATATAAAGCCGGTCGCACGCCAAATCCAGATATTTTATGTAATAAAGAGATCAAATTTAAAGCCTTTCTTGAATATGCAGCAGAAGATCTTGGTGCAGACTATATTGCAACTGGTCATTATGTGCGCAAACGAGAAAGTAATGGCAAATTTGAATTATTGCGCGGAGTGGATAACAATAAAGACCAAAGTTATTTTCTTTACACGCTAAGTGAAGCCCAAATTAAACAAAGTTTATTTCCAGTGGGAGAACTTGAGAAACCGAAAGTGCGTGAAATAGCCCAACAATTAGATTTAGCAACGGCGGCTAAAAAAGATTCTACAGGTATCTGTTTTATTGGTGAACGAAAATTTAGTGACTTTTTAGCGCGCTATTTACCTGCAAAAGCAGGCTCAATTCGTACTGTAGATGGTGAAATAATTGGAAAGCACCAAGGGCTTATGTATCATACATTAGGACAACGTAAAGGCTTAGGGATTGGTGGTTTAAAGCAAGCTGATGATACTCCTTGGTATGTTGTAGACAAAGATTTACAAAATAATGAATTGATTGTTGCGCAAGGACATGACCATCCTGCATTATTTTCTGATGGATTAATTGCTAGCCAATTACATTGGGTTGATCGTAAAGTTGTTAGTAAACCTTTTACATGCACCGTTAAAACACGTTATCGCCAAGAAGATATCGCTTGCCAAGTTAATCCTTTATCAGAAGATAAAATTGAGGTGATATTTACACATCCTGTTGCTGCAGTAACACCTGGACAATCAGCCGTCTTTTATCAAGAAGAAGTGTGTCTTGGTGGCGGTATCATTGAAGAGCGAATTATTGGTAGACAGGAGTTATAGAATGGACGGCAAATATCATCATATTGCTATTGCACTTGCAGGAATTGTGCAAAGTGCATTATTAATTCCGCAATTAGCTAATTCAGGAATCTGCAATACTACATTATACGAACGCTCGGTAAAAAGTGTGTTTATAACCTCACCCAAAACGACATTAGATGTTTATGGCGGTCTACACAACATTAAAATTGGGTTACAAACACTTATTGAGCTATTATCATCTGGACAAAAAGAACAGATGGAAATAATGCGTTATGTTTTTAGTTCCCTAAATATTACCAGTAAATTACTAAAAAATAATGATTCACTAAGCAAGATAGATCAACGATTAAAACACATTACCAGTCTTTATCCTGATTTAAATGATGAAACAATTGGTAATAATATTGAAGATTTATCCTATTCATTAGCTGGAATTTATTCTGATATTGTCAGCCCTATATCCACCAAAATACAGATAACGGGTAAAGCCAAATTTTTACAAAATGCTTTTATTCAGGCTAAAGTCAGAACTGCTCTTTTGGGCTGTATTCGTTCTACCATTTTATGGTATCAAGTCGGTGGTGGTCGTCTACAATTTTTGTTTCAGCGCAAACGCATTTGTGATGCAGCTCAACAGTTATTACAAACAATTGATACAGCTTATTAACGTATATCTTATATTTGATATTTCAAAATTGTAACGGAGTTAAACCGATGGAATTATCTGCACTTACTGCCCTTTCGCCTATTGATGGCCGTTATGGAGAAAAAACAACACAATTACGTACCATTTTTAGTGAATATGGTTTATTAAAATACCGCGTTCAAGTTGAAGTCCGTTGGTTACAAAAATTAGCATCTCAAGAAAATATTCCTGAAGTTCCAGCATTAAGCCAATTGGCAACTGAACATCTTAATCAAATCATTGAAAATTTTAATGAGCAAGATGCTCAGCGAATTAAAGAGATTGAAAGAACTACCAATCATGATGTGAAAGCGGTTGAATATTTTTTAAAAGAAAAAGTCAGTAGTAACGAAGAACTGCATGCTATCAATGAATTTATCCATTTTGCATGCACTTCCGAAGATATTAACAATTTATCGCACGCTTTAATGCTAAAAACCGCCAGAGAAACGGTGTTACTACCCTATTGGCAACAGCTTATTGATAAAATCACTTCGCAAGCAAAAGAGTATCGAGATTTACCATTACTTTCCAGAACGCATGGGCAACCAGCAACTCCATCTACAATCGGTAAAGAGTTTGCCAATGTTGCTTATCGTCTGCAACGTCAATTTAAACAACTCCAATCGGTTGAGATTTTAGGTAAAATTAATGGTGCAACTGGCAATTACAATGCACATATGGTCGCTTACCCACAAGTTGACTGGCATAAATTGAGTGAAGAATTTGTTTGCTCATTAGGGTTAGAATGGAATCCTTATACTACTCAAATTGAACCACATGATTATATTGCTGAGTTTTTTGATTGTATTGCCCGCTTCAATACCATTGTAATTGATTTCGATCGTGATGTATGGGGCTATATTTCATTAAATCATTTTAAACAAAAAACCGTTGCTGGTGAAATTGGTTCATCAACAATGCCACATAAAGTCAATCCAATAGATTTTGAAAATTCAGAAGGCAATTTAGGTCTTGCTAACGCGATCATGAACCATTTAGGTAGTAAATTACCTATTTCTCGTTGGCAACGTGATCTTACCGATTCAACTGTTTTACGCAATTTAGGTGTTGGTATTGGTTATGCAGTTATTGCTTATCAATCAACGTTAAAAGGATTAAGCAAACTTGAAGTAAATCAAAGTTATTTGCTTGAAGAACTTAATCGTAATTGGGAAGTGCTAGCCGAGCCAATACAAACTGTTATGCGCCGTTATGGAATTGAAAAACCATACGAAAAATTAAAAGAGCTAACTCGTGGCAAACGTGTCGATGCCCAAGGTATGCAACTATTTATTGAATCGTTGGATTTACCTGAGGAAGAAAAAGCACGTTTAAAACAGTTAACACCTGCTAATTATATTGGTTTTGCAGCCAGTTTTGTCGATAAGCTATAAAATTCAATAATTATTACGTATAACAACAACTTTGCTAAGGATTGATTATCAATAATCATCCTTAGTTCTATAAAAATAACAGAGTTAACCAAACCAAAAGCCTCATTTATAAAATTAGGAAAATGAATTGAAGATTCGTATTGCAACAAGGAAAAGCCCATTAGCGTTATGGCAAGCTAATTTCGTTAAACAAAATCTATTATTAGCACATAAAGATTTAAAGGTTGAACTTATTCCAATGGTGACTCAAGGTGATATTATACTTGATAGTCCATTATCAAAAATTGGTGGAAAAGGTCTTTTTGTTAAACAGTTAGAACAAGCAATATTAAATAATGAAGCAGATATTGCGGTTCACTCAATCAAAGACATTCCTGCCCAGTTTCCAGAAGGCTTGATGCTAGCAACAATCTGCCAAAGAGATGAGGTTCGAGATGCCTTTGTTGCTAATAAATATACCTCTCTAAATGATTTACCTGAAGGTGCGATTGTTGGTACATCAAGTTTACGGCGCCAATGTCAGTTGCGCAGTCATTTTCCTCATTTAATAATTAAAGATCTTCGTGGTAATGTAGGCACACGTCTCAATAAATTGGATGATAGGCAATATGATGCCATAATTCTGGCGTCAGTCGGTTTAAAACGTTTATCTTTAGAACACAGAATTACTCAATACATAGATACAGATTTAATGTTGCCCGCTGTTGGACAAGGCGCGATTGGCATTGAAAGTCGCACTGACGATAAACAAATATTGGACATTATTTCAGTTCTTGATGACAAAAAAAGTCGAGCTTGTATCCAAGCCGAAAGAGCAATGAATAACGCTTTACAAGGTGGATGCCAAGTACCCATTGCCGGTTATTGCGGTCTGAATAATGATCAATTAATGTTACAAGGTTTAGTGGGTCGTGTTGACGGTTCAAAAATAATTAAACAGCAGATAACGGGTTGTATAAACGAAGCTGAATCATTAGGTGAAGAACTTGCTCAACAGTTATTAAATCAAGGTGCAGATTTAATTTTAACGGAATTATTAGACGCATGATTTTTGTAACCAGGCCCTCTCCCGAAGGTGAAAAACTAACTGAGTTATTAAACAAAATTGATCGACCTGCACAACATTTGCCATTTTTTAAAATTTCACAAGGCCGTGATATTTTACAGTTACAACATCACTTAAACCAGCTATTACCCAATGATATCGTGATAGTGGTTTCCCCCCAAGTAACTCATGCCATTAATCACTATTCTACCAATTTGACCTTGCCCAAAAACATTAGTTATTTTGCAATAGGCAAAAAATCCGCACAATTATTTAAGCAATTCACCGAAGTTGAAGTTAATTATCCTGATAGAGAAGACAGTGAAGGATTATTAGTATTACTTCAACAACAATCAGTAAAACAACGAAATATTTTAATCTTATGTGGTAATTCAGGTCGCCCCTTACTGTCACAAACCTTAATGAATCGCCAAGCCAAAGTAAAATTAATTGAGTGTTATACTCGCATTCCTATAATCTACCAACCTGATATCTTATCTGAGCATATCTCACAACAACTCATTATTATTACCAGTATTGAACACCTCAACCAACTTGAATCCTATAGCAGTGATGAACACAAAAAGCAAAGTTATTTACTGGTAACCAGCCAAAGAATTTTTACAAAAGCTAAAGAGTTAACATGGCAAAATGTGTTATTGGTAAAAAGTGCGGATAATCAAACTATCTTTAATGCTGTAAAACAACACTTCCCTGCCTCGTTATAATAAACCTAATAGAATTGAAAAATGCTTATCGCTTAAATGGCAAGGATAATTATTTTTAAAAAAATTTTGTCGAATAAAATTTTAATTTATTGAAAGTAATAGCAAAGCAAGGCTAAAAAAAGTTATTATGGTCGTTTACTAATTCAAATAGCAAATTTTATTTAAAACTATAATGACTCTATGTCATAATATTGTTAATTATATCAACGCTAAATGAGGTCAATTATGCCATTACGATATTATGGTGCCAATGCTACACTTTCTACCATCAGCACCTCTTCATTTAGCCAATCTTCCACTATCACCACTTTAGATAAAGCGAACAAGACTATGAAAGAAGATAAAAAAACATCAACAACCGCCCAATCTAGTCCTACAGTTGAAAAAAAAGTTGCATCATCTAATAATGTCAATAAAGCACCTGTATCAAAACTATCCCTTTTAGCTATTGCGCTAACACTTGGTCTTGGAGGTTTTGTTTTTTATCACGGTCATACACAAGTTGAAAACCAAAAAAAGACGATTGCTAGTTTACAAACTGAATTAGCTGATTTAAAGCAAACCACCAAAGATAGTATTATTCATGATTTACAAAATAATATTACAGAAGCGGTAAATAGACAGAATCAACAGTTAGCAACATTAGAACAGCGAGTTGATGATCAATTGAATGAACAACAAAAAGCACAACAACAATTAACCAATCAGATCAATGATGCATTAAAACTCAATGAGCAAAATATTTATAACCTTAATGAACGCTTATCGTCCATGTCGGCAGCAAATTACAACGTCTGGTTAATTTCTCAAGCTAATTATTTAGTGCATTTAGCTGGCAGAAAAATATGGAATGAGCAAGATTATGCGACCGCTCGGTTATTGTTAAAAAATGCTGATGCAAGTCTTGCACAAACAAATGATCCAAGTTTAATACCGGCAAGACAAGCAATTACTGAAGATATTAATTCACTGTCTCAGGTAAGTTTTATTGATTATGATGGCATTATCATGAATTTAATTGGACTTTCAGAATCCCTGAATGAATTACCTTTAGTTGGTAACTATAAGCAAATAGATTTAGGTATGACACAACATGATGATGCAGTTGCCTCAAATCATACAGAATCGTCAAATACTGATACAACCAGTGCGCAAGGCATAAATTCAGGAGTTGATTCTGATAAGACTCATAATGATAAGCAAAGTATTACTACGTCAATTTCAGATTGGTCAAGTAATTTACTGACTAACACGAAAAACTTTATGGCTAAATTCATTACCATCGAAAACCTCGATGAAAAAGAAAATAATTTTAAAACCTGCCTATCTAAAGCAGGCTTGGATGAAAAACAGATGCTTAGATGCCAAATTTTTAAAGAACCATTGACTTTAGAACAATCACTTTATCTGCGAGAAAATATTCGTTTTCGTCTTTTAATAGCAGCTCAAGCAGTACCTCGACATCACGATTTAATCTATCAAAGAGCTCTTAGTGATGCTTTACTTTGGGTTAATGCTTATTTTGATAATAACGCACCAACGGTTAAAGCTTTCGTAGATGACCTTGATGATTTACTCAGCCAATCAATTAGCGACCAATCTGTACCTAATAAACTAGAAAGTATCAGTGAGTTAGAAAAATTGATGCAAACTCGTGTTCATTCAATGTTGGCAAACTAGGAGAATAATGATGCTTAAAATATTAATTATTTTCTTAGCGCTAGTGGGTGGATTTTTTCTAGGGCCATTATTACAAGGTCACCAAGGCTCCGCAGTTTTTGAGGTCGCCAATTATAAAATCAGTATGTCATTTATATCCTTTGTGATCTTAGAATTACTGGGTTTACTTTGTTTATACATTTGCTATTGGCTATTTGAGAAAATCTTTAATTCCAAAACAATGTTGGGCAACTGGTTGCGCTCAAAATCACCTAGAAAATCAGCTAAACGACTTGAGCAAGCACAGCTTTCATTACTTGAAGGTGATTATAAACAAGCCAGTAAATTTTTTATGAAGAGTGCTAAAGCGTCAACCAATACAGCGTTATCGTTCTTACTTGCTGCACAGACGCAAATCGACAATGATGAAGTAATTCCAGCTAATCAATCACTAGAACAAGCAGCTAAACATTGTCAGCCGAATGAATTATTTGCTTTTCAATTAGTGCAAGTACGTTTACAAATTAAAAACCGTGAATATGATGCAGCACGAGTAACAATTGAGAGTTTATTAAATGAGAAACCTCGTAATCCAGAAGTGCTAAGGCTTGCTGATCAAATCTATTATGATACACAAGATTATCAAGCAATCATTGACCTCATGCCTGCTATGTATAAAGCAGAAGCGTTTAGTGAGTCGCAATTAGACCAATTTAAACAAGTTGCCTATGTCAGTCGTATCAAGCAATTATCAACCGATAGTGATCCATTAGCCTTAATAAAATGGTGGAATTCACAACCCAAAGCGATTGTTAATAATGTTGCCTATAAAAGAGCGATGGCAAATTATCTTAATCAATTAGGTCAAACAGCTGAAGCGGATAAAATTCTTAATTCAATTACCAAATTAGAACCGAAAGAAAGAACATAAAAAACAGGGCGTTTGCCCTGTCTTTTTTTGTGCCTGTTTATTTAAACCAAGAAATACCGAATGACCGCCATAGAGCACATACCAACAACGACAATCCACATTAAATTTTTAGTCAAAATGGCAATCAATGTAGTTGGTATAGCCGCTAAACAATACTCAATGTTAAAGTTAGGAAATTCGCCTTTTTTAACAATAAAAAGATTTTGCACAAAAAGAGCCGTTAAAATACATAAAGGCACATAAGATAAGAATCGGATGACAATTTCAGGCAATTGTACTTTTCGTACCAATAAAAATGGAATTATTCTCGGCAACCAAGTAACAAGTCCACACCCTAAAATAATCAATAAACTGTATGTGGTCATGCTTTACGCTCCATTGCAACGCCCATAAAACAACCTGCGAATGTGCTGATAAGTATTGCCATTTCAGAAGAAATAAATCGTAATAGCAGTACCAATAAAGCACTAACCGTTAACATCGCAATAAGTCTGTTTGTTAACCTTTTGGTTTTATCACCAATTAACTGTAAATACAAAAGTCCGATAAACATAGCAACTAAAGCGTAATCTAACCCAAATTTTGTTGGATCGGGTAACCACTCACCAATTAAAGCGCCAATGAAACAGGAAAAAATCCAAGTAATGTAAGCGGTTAAATTTAGTCCATGCATCCATGCAGCATTAATAGGCTGTTTATTAGCGATAGCATTCATTGCCACAGCAAAACTCTCATCTGTTAATAAGCTACCAATCCCAATATTGTTAAGTAATGAGTATTTTCGAAAAGTCGGTGCGGTTGCCATACTCATTAAAAAATGGCGAGAATTGACTAAAAAAACGGTAAAAATAATAGCTGAAATAGGTGTGGCAACTAACATTAATCCTGAAACAATAAATTGTGAAGCTCCAGCATAAATAATAACGGCCAATAAAGTGATTTCTAATACAGATAGATGTGCAGATTTGCCAACAACACCAGCAGCAATACCGATACCAATATAACCTAATAAAGTTGGGATACAAGCGTAAACACCATCTTTAAATGTTAATGACATGTTCTTTCCTTAATATAATAACTTTACCACTAATGAATAATTATAATTTTTTGTAAAAAAGTTTGAGGTTAAGCATACGTTTCAGTATATTTTTTTAATTAATTTTAACTTAGCATAAACTTATACCAACTAAATAGCCTGCTTAATAATATGAGACAAACTATCGTTAAAGTTTGTTATAATATCGCCAAACCCGTCTTTATGACAATAAAATAACTTAATATAAATTAAAGTGGCAATCAAATATATGTATACTGGAACGCTATTTATTATCTCAGCACCAAGTGGTGCAGGTAAATCAAGTTTAATACGAGCTTACCTAGAGCAAAAGGATCATCATCCTGCTAAAGTTTCTATTTCGCATACCACGCGTAATCCAAGACCAGGTGAATTACATGGCACACATTACTATTTTGTCGATCATAAACATTTTGAGTCATTAATTGATGAACAAGCTTTTGTAGAGTACGCTCATGTGTTTGAAAACTATTATGGAACATCTAAAGCTGAGATTGAACAAAGTTTGTCACAAAGTATTAATGTATTTTTGGATATTGATTGGCAAGGAGCACAACAAGTAAGGGAAAAAATGCCACAAGCAAAAAGCATTTTCATTTTACCGCCATCATTCAAAGAGCTTGAAAATCGCCTAATTAAACGTGGTCAAGATGATGCAACTGTTATTAATAAAAGAATGCAAAAAGCCCAAGCAGAAATTTCACATTATAATGAATATGATTACATTATCATTAATGATGATTTTGAATGTTCTTTAAATGCATTAAATTCTATTATCAATGCAGCCAGTTTAGAGCAACCCAAACAAGCCTTAGCCAATCAACAATTACTCAAGGAATTGCTTGTGAATAATTAGTTATCGATCTGCACTAAATCACTAAATTAAGTTAGATAATTATTTGCATTAATTATTAGAGTGTTGCAGAGGATTCACAACAGTAATTTTACAAAACTATAAACCTTAGTTGATGTAAAAAAATTGATGTAAAAAATTAGTCGATCGCCGATATGAATCGGCGATTTTATGAGTAAATAAAATTAGTTACCTAATGCTTTATCCGCCTGATCATTTTGGATGAGTTCAATTTTATAACCATCTGGATCTTCAATAAAAGCGATGATCGT
The sequence above is drawn from the Gilliamella apicola genome and encodes:
- a CDS encoding AzlC family ABC transporter permease, whose translation is MSLTFKDGVYACIPTLLGYIGIGIAAGVVGKSAHLSVLEITLLAVIIYAGASQFIVSGLMLVATPISAIIFTVFLVNSRHFLMSMATAPTFRKYSLLNNIGIGSLLTDESFAVAMNAIANKQPINAAWMHGLNLTAYITWIFSCFIGALIGEWLPDPTKFGLDYALVAMFIGLLYLQLIGDKTKRLTNRLIAMLTVSALLVLLLRFISSEMAILISTFAGCFMGVAMERKA
- the gmk gene encoding guanylate kinase; the protein is MYTGTLFIISAPSGAGKSSLIRAYLEQKDHHPAKVSISHTTRNPRPGELHGTHYYFVDHKHFESLIDEQAFVEYAHVFENYYGTSKAEIEQSLSQSINVFLDIDWQGAQQVREKMPQAKSIFILPPSFKELENRLIKRGQDDATVINKRMQKAQAEISHYNEYDYIIINDDFECSLNALNSIINAASLEQPKQALANQQLLKELLVNN